The Maridesulfovibrio hydrothermalis AM13 = DSM 14728 DNA window TACCAGCCGCGAATTTAAGTAGAATTTTCGATCCCTTTTTCACCACTAAGCCGGTGGGTAAGGGAAGTGGACTCGGCCTGTCTATCTGTTTCGGGCTTATCCATCAGATGGACGGTGAGATTGAAGTTGAAAGCGGAGTGGGGCAGGGCGCCAAGTTTATAATCAGGTTGCCTTTTCCACCTACAGGTAATGATCAAGAACTCGAAAAGGGAGATTAATCATGATGGATGCAAACATTCTTTTCGTCGACGATGAGGAAGCTTTTGTTGATGCAATGGCTAAAAGGCTCACTAAGCGAAACATGACCATCCACAAGGCTTTTGACGGGGAAGAAGCCCTGCGTCAGCTGGAAACAATTAAAGGTATTGAAGTCGTAATTCTCGACATGAAGATGCCGGTTAAAGACGGACTCAGTGTTCTGCGTGACATCAAAAGAGACTTTCCCATTGTGGAAGTGATCATGCTCACCGGACATGCAACAGTGGAATCTGCCATAGACGGTATGCAGAACGGTGCTTTTGATTATCTCATGAAACCTTGCAGCATTGATGAACTGACAGAGAAGATTCGCAAAGCTGTTGAGCAGCATCGCGCTCATGAAGGTGAAGAGGTCGAGGCGAGAATAAGCGATATTACACACCGTATGGTGTAGCCGCTAACCCCTGCGAGTTTAAAATGAATGATGGCGATAAACAAATCAAACTGCTCATCGTTGATGATGAAAAAGGTTTTGCCGAAATACTTGGCAAGCGTTTTGGCAGGCGGGGTATCCACGTGGAAACAGCCTATAGAGGCGAAGATGCGGTCCGGATGCTTCGTGAAAAAGAATTTGATGTTGCTGTATTGGATTTAAAGCTTGAAGGGATGGACGGAATTGAAATTTTAAAAGTTTTCAAGATGCTGGACCCGGACCTGCCGGTCCTGATGCTTACCGGTCACGGTTGTGAAAAGGCCGCTGCCGAGAGCATCAAATTAGGGGTCGCAGACTATCTGTCCAAGCCGGTTGATTTCAGTCTGCTGCTGGAAAAAGTAAAGCAGGTTTGCAGTCAGAAGGGGGGTGTCCATGAAAGGGATAAGAGTTCTTCTGGTTGATGATGAAATTGATTATTCCCTGATTTTGGCCAGAAGGCTTGAAAAACGGGGACTTAGTGTCAGCACCGCTCCCGGAGGGTGCGAGGCTATGACGACACTTGAAGGCGAAAAGATAGATGTTGTTCTGCTGGACATCAAAATGCCCGGCAGGGATGGAGTTCAGTTGCTTGGGGAAATAAAGAGGTTGTATCCGCATATAGAGGTCGTGATGCTCACGGCCCACATCAACCCGGA harbors:
- a CDS encoding response regulator, with translation MMDANILFVDDEEAFVDAMAKRLTKRNMTIHKAFDGEEALRQLETIKGIEVVILDMKMPVKDGLSVLRDIKRDFPIVEVIMLTGHATVESAIDGMQNGAFDYLMKPCSIDELTEKIRKAVEQHRAHEGEEVEARISDITHRMV
- a CDS encoding response regulator; protein product: MNDGDKQIKLLIVDDEKGFAEILGKRFGRRGIHVETAYRGEDAVRMLREKEFDVAVLDLKLEGMDGIEILKVFKMLDPDLPVLMLTGHGCEKAAAESIKLGVADYLSKPVDFSLLLEKVKQVCSQKGGVHERDKSSSG
- a CDS encoding response regulator, giving the protein MKGIRVLLVDDEIDYSLILARRLEKRGLSVSTAPGGCEAMTTLEGEKIDVVLLDIKMPGRDGVQLLGEIKRLYPHIEVVMLTAHINPDIVISSLAMGAFDYLLKPADVDELVSKIGDANQRKMKDSDSKGC